The genome window TTCCAATATACGCTGATATATTTGGAACTATTCCAGTGGCAGAAGCACTGTTATTTAAAGGGGCTAATTTAGGAAGTATTCTAGCATTTATGATGGCTGTAACAACTTTATCTTTACCATCTTTAATAATGCTTAGAAAAGCAGTAAAACCAAAATTACTAAAAATATTTATTTTCATTTGTATTATTGGAATAATTATTGTAGGATATATATTCAACAGTTTTCAACATTTTATAATATAACAAAGGAGAAAAAAAATGAAAAAAGTAGCTTTTATATGTGTCCATAACTCTTGTAGAAGTCAGATAGCTGAAGCTTTAGGAAAATATTATGGAAAGGGAGTTTTTGAAAGTTATAGTGCAGGAACAGAAACTAAACCACAAATAAATCAAGATGCAGTGAGAATTATGAAAAAAATATATGGAATTGATATGGAAGAAACTCAAAAATCGAAACTTTTATCAGAAATTCCAGATGTAGATATAGTAATAACTATGGGATGTAATGTAAATTGTCCATTTCTTCCTTGTGAACATAGGGAAGATTGGGGATTAGATGATCCTAGTGGAAAATCTGATGAGGAATTTATAAAAGTTATAGAGATTATAGATTCAAAGATAAAAGAGTTAGTTGAAAAATTAAAATAGGAAGTTTAAATAAAAAAACAAGTATAAACTTAATTATACTTGTTTTAATTTTAACCTATTTTTCTACTCTATAAAGATCACTAAGAGGTAAAAAAGCTGCTCCTAATAGAGAAGCTGTATCTGCTAAAGTTGAAAATTCTAATATATCAGAATTATCGTAGAAACTATTATTTTTAAATAGTATCTCTTTTAAAGGTTCCTCAAAATACTCTTTATAATTACAAATTTTACCACCAATAACTATTTTTTCAGGATTTAAAAGTAGCAAAGCAGGTAAAATTCCTGTTGCTAGATTTTTAACATATTCTTTAATAATATCTTTTCCTTCTGGTGTATCAATATAATCACTTTGGAAAATCTCATCATACTCTTCAAAGTTATATTTAAACTTCTCTTTAAATTCTCTTACTAATGCAAGGTTTGAGCAGTATTGATCTAAGCAACCTCTAAAACCACAAGTACACTCTCTACCATTTGGAATTACTGTGATATGCCCAATTTCACCAGCTTTATTTCCATTGCCACCTCTATATAATACCTTATCTATAATAATTCCAGAACCAATTTCTGTATCTATAGATAGGAAGATCATATTTTTTACATCTGATAGTTCGTGGCTATTCATTAGATATTCTCCAATAGCTCCAGCATTTGCTTCATTTTCTAAATAGATAGGAAGATCAAACTCCTCCTCAATCTCTCTTAAGCTTTCAGGAGATAAAGTAAAGTTACCTCCTATTTTAATCTTATCGTTTGCAGAGTCAACTATGCCAGGAAGAACAATTCCTATACCTTTTAATGATGATTTTTTGTCAAACTCCCATAAGAACTTTTTCAACTCGTTGATTATAAGAAAAACAAAGTTTTCTTCATTTACAAATTCCTCATGAACTGTCACTCTTTTTAAAATAGTTCCATCTAAATTAGTAAGCACCATAGCTAGATAATCCTTTTCAATTTTGATACCTATTGAGAAATAAGCATCAGGATTAAATCTATACCTTGTTGCTTTTCTTCCTAATTTTCCTTGTTCTGTTCCTATTTCTAAAATTAATTTATCTTTTAAAAATTTATCAACTATTTTAGTAACAGTAGGAATACTTATATTTAAGTATTGAGAAATTTCAAGTTTATTAAACTCTCTTATATCAACAAGAAATCTAAAAGTTCTATTTTCATTTCTTATTTTCTCTCTTTTTTGATAAATAACTTCCATTTTCTACTCCTTTTATATGTTTCTACAATATTGTAGAATAATCCTACCTATATTTTAACAATATACCCTATATTTAGTCAATAATTTAATTAAATTTCTGATAAAATTTTGTAATTTTTAAAATAATTTGTAATTTTTATCAACTGGAAGAGTTAAATAAATATTTTTTAACTCTTCAAATTCACTTTTTCCATCTATTAAAGCATTGTGGATAGAAAGATATCTTGCACTTAATGATATTACATTAAAAATCTTTTCATCTGATGGATGATTTTTATCTAAATGAGTGTAGATAGCTTCTTTGATATAATTATAGACTCTCATTTGGGTAGTATGTATAAGTTCACTGTCATTATTATCTTTCATAATTAGTATAAGATCATTATATTTTACATTATTTATTATAACTTCACAGTATATTTCTGGAATCAAAAAGAAAAGTTCAGTAGATAAATCCTTAGTTTTACCTATGTTTTCCATATCTGAATAAATAGCATCATACTCTTTTCCAGATTCAAAAAGCTCTATAAATTTTAGAGCATTTTCAATAGCTTCCTTCCTAGTATATGGACATATTTCATATGTACTGTCATCTTGTATAAAAAATATACATTGTTTTTCAGCATAGTAATCTCCCATATTTACCCAAGTTTTTGCATAATCTTCTACAAGCTTTGTAAGCTCTGGAATAATAACTCCATTTATTCTCACCTCACAAATATATTTATTTACACTAAATGAAGCAAAAATTTTAATCATATATACTTTTTTTGTTCCTAAATATTGGGAAATTTTATCCTTTACTATATCATATAGAGAGCTTTCATGTGTATGCATACTCTCTTTTTTTCCAATACAGATTATGTCACTTTCATATTTTTTAAATAATCTTAATTTTTTTTGAAGTAAAACCTCTAGCTTTTCACTTTCAATATTGTTAAGTCCAGCTAAAAGTGGAATTAATATAGATTCATAAAAATTATTAGCTATATTTTCAAAAGCTTTATTAATAGTTTCCCCTGCTCCTGCAACAGATTCTATTATCTCCTCTTCAAATTCTGGATGCTCAATAGAGAAGATTGCTTGTGTCATATTACTTTGTACATTATTTAAAAAAACTGAAATTTTAAGATTTAAAGAGTATACATTTAAAGTAGTGTGTCCATCATAACTTCCCATATCCATTAAATATATTAAGTTACTTAGTATTATCTCTTCTTTTTCATGATGATGTGCCATATTTTACTCCTTTTTGTTAATATACTTATAAATCTATTATACCTCAATTTATATTAATTTCAAATTTACCTAGAATTAACAAAATTATTATAGAATATTGTTTTAATAATGTAAATAAGATGTAAAATACCTTTGCTTTTTGTAAAAAAATATGATATTTTATGTAAAATGGGAGGGTAAAATTATGAATTATGTTATTGGAATTGTATGTATAAATATTATTATAGGTTTAGTAGAAAAATTCTTTTATCCATCTACTTTCTTGGTAATTCTTCAAACTATTTTAGCAGTTATAGGGATTGCAATTTTTTATGATGAGAAAAGAAGAGAGAGAAAAAATAGAAAAGATAAATAGTATTTTAATTAAAATATTGAGCTATTGGAATTTTTTTGATTCAATGGCTCTTTTTTATTCTATGATATTATATCGATTTAAAAACAGAGATAGAGCAACTAAAATATTGACATCTAATAGAATAATTGATATAAATGATGTAGTGGCAGAATCATTAAAAGAAATAATGAAGAAAATTATAATTTAACAAAAAATATTTTTTATATTATAAATTTAGTAAAAGATATAAGTTAAGACTATATTTTAAGATTCATATGCTACTTATCTATTTTCTAAAGAAGTTAATAATATATTACTGATTTCTAGGAAATACTAACTATAGCATAGTATTTATTTCTTTTGTGTTCAGAAAATTAAATGTATTTTGAGGGGTGGCTTCTATGAAAACTATTTTTGACAAAACAAACTTTGTAAATCTTCCTATTAAAAACAGGATTTTCAGAAGTGCTGTTTGGGAGGGAGTTGCAGAAAATGAGCATATGACTGATGAGCTTTTTAAGACATATGAGGAGTTAGCAAAAGGTGGAACAGGGGTAATTATAACAAGTTTTGTTACTGTTAATCCAGATGATATTCCAGCTCCTGATATGTTGGGAATATATAATGATTCCTTTATAGAAGAGTATAAAAAACTTACAGATATGGTTCACTCTTATGGAGCTAAAATATTTATACAACTTGTAGCTGGAGGATCTCAAGGTAGAAATAATGTTAATTTAGGGAAAACAATCTACGGACCTTCTGCTCATGTAAATCCAATTACAGGAATTGAAGCTGTAGAGATGTCAAAAGAGAAGATAGATGAAGTAGTAAAACTTTTTAAAGATGCTAGTATTAGAGCAAAAGAGAGTGGTTTTGATGGAATCGAAATTCATGCTGCTCATGGATATCTGATTAGTCAATTTTTAAACCCTTTATTTAATAAGAGAGAGGATGAGTATGGAGGAGATGTTGATGGTAGAGGAAGACTTTTAATAGATACTTATCTTTCAGTTAGAGAGGCTGTTGGGGATGATTTTATAGTTGGTATGAAGATCAACTGTGATGATTTTACAGATGGTGGATTTAATTTTGGAGAAAGCTCTTGGATTTGTGAAAGAATGGCTATGATGGGAATGGACTTTATTGAGATAAGTGGAGGAAATGCTATTAGAAAGATCTCATCTCCAGAAGAAGAGAGTTACTTTAAAGCCTTTGCTAATATAGTTGCTGAGGATAACAATATTCCTGTTGTACTTGTTGGTGGAAATAGAGATATTAATAGTATAGAGGAGATTTTAAATAATAGCAGCATTGAGTATTTTGCCTTTGCACGTCCTCTTATTCGTGAACCTAACTTAGCTAATAGATGGGAAAGTGGAGATAGATCAAGAGCTAAGTGCATATCTTGTAATAGATGTAAAGGTGAAAAAGGGGTAAGCTGTATTTTTAATAGATAGTTGGGATAAAAAAAGCTGAGTAATTACAAAATGTTTTACTCAGCTCTTTTTCTTATCTATCTTTTTTTATTTCTCCATCTTCAAAATATGCAGTTCCTAACAATTTTCCATTTTCATAAAACATTGTCCAATCTCCGTTAAGTTTGCCATTTTTAAAAGTTCCAATGGCATTAACAGAGCCATTTTCATAGTATCTTATATATTTACCATTTTTCTCTTGATCTCTATACTCTTCACGAATTTTGATCTCCCCATTTTCATAGTAATATATAACTTCTCCATTAAGTTGTCCATTTTCAAACTCTTCACACATTTCAATTATTCCGCTTTCAAAAAACTTTTTAGATTTTCCATGAAGAAGATTGTTTTTAAAAGGAGCTATCTCTTTTATAACCCCATTTGGATAATAAGTTATTCTATTTCCTTCTAAAGATCCATTTTTGAAAAGGCCTCTAGTTTTAATAGTTCCATCTTCATAATATTTTACCCATTCACCATCAAGTTTATCTTTTAGAAAAACCATAGATTCTTTCATATTTCCATTTTCATAAAATTGGATAGAGTCACCATTTAGACTTCCATCAACAAATGTATTAGACTCTTTTATGTTACCAGTTTTATAAAATTTTTCATTGACTCCCTCTTTTATCCCCTTGACAAATGGTTCATACTCTTTTACTGCTCCATTTCCATATCTAAAAATAAAGATTCCAGTAAAAGGGAGTATCTCATCTTCCATATAGGCAAGTCCATTTCTCATTCTTTTTGTAAAAAACTCCTCTTTTCTAATACCCTTTTCCTCTTGTTTATTACTCATTTTCTTTTTCCCCATTTTCTTCTATTTTTTTATTTTCTGATTCAATGTCCAATTTTTTTAAAAACCACTTTTTAGCCTTTAAAATAACTACTAAAAAGATAAAATAGTGTATATATTTTAACTCTTCAAAGCTCTTTCCAAAAATTTTATCACAAATAAATATTAAAGCTATCCAAAGTATTAGAATTCCGATTAAAATTCCTACAAATTTTCCCCAGATTTTCCAAAACCCTTCTCTTATTTCCATAAAAATTCTCCTTACTCTTCTTAATGTCCACATTATAACATGAATTCTTTATTTTTTAAATAAGAAATCTCTTTTATATTATGAATTTTAATAGTTTATTTTAATAAAAGCTATCAAAAGTAAGATTTTAAATATTGAAGAAATAAAAAAACACGAAATTAATCGTGTTTTTTAGTTATATCCTTATTCTAGATGGTCAGCTCCTTATACCCCTATTTTTGACTTTATTTGAATTAGAGATATTTTAAACTTTAAAATTTTAGGAGCATTTTTTAATCACTTGTTTTAATAATTAGTACTCTTTCTATTTTCTTCCCTTTTGCTCGTACAACTTTTTTCTAAAAAGTGTAATTTAATGAGCATCTGTCCCTTTAGTTATAAGGAGCTATTAAATTTTAACCTGTTATTTTTTAAAAAATTAGGTTCTGGAATTTAGGTTCCATAAAATTATTCTAACATCGACAAGATATTTTTGTCAATATTATAATAGATTTTTATAATTTTAAGGTATACAGAAACTCCATTTCTGCATCTCAAAAGTAGTAGTCGTTAAAACTCCTCTACTTTTGGAATCGACAGAAATTATTTGTCAAAGAAAATTTTATGTAAATTAAGGTATGTAGAAACTCCATTTTTATATCTTGAAATTTGTAAAAAAAATAGCTATTGCTATATAACAATAACTATTTCTTTAAATTATTTAATTTTTATTAATACAATTTCTGATTGAGTTCCTATTCTTATAGGTGGTCCCCAAGTTCCATAACCAGAAGAAACAACAACATTTGTATCTTGAAACTTTTTGTAACCATAATCTAGCTTAAAAATCTTCTTAGTGAAAAGACTTCCCGGAAAAAATTGCCCTCTATGAGTATGTCCAGACACTTGTAAAAAAACCTTGTTTTTAACTGTTTCATCAATAGTATCTGGAGTATGTTGCATATATAATACTGGTTTCTCCTCACTATCTTTTAAAATTTCACTCAATGGTTGCTTAGAGTAATTGTCACGAGATGCAACATAGAAACTATCATCTATTAAAATTTTACCATCTCTTAAAACATTAATATTTTTATAACTATTTAACCTATCAGTAAACTCCTTAACTTTTCCACCATAGATATCATGGTTACCAATGTTTATAAAAACCCCATATCTGCTTTTAATATTTTTAAAATTTTCAAGCATATTTTTTTCAATTACAGGTTTTAAGTGCATATCAACAGTATCTCCAGCTACTAAAACTAGATCTGGATTTAAACTATTCACCTTTTTAACTAAATTTTCCATTGAACTATTTCCATTGATATAGCCTAGATGTATATCTGAAATTAAAGCAATATTTATAGGCTTTTTAAATTTTCCCTCACTATTTATTTCATACTCTTTTACAACTGTAACTTTTTTAAAATATGTTCCAATAACAAGAAGAATTACAACAATAGGAATAACAAATTTATATAAAGTTATATCTGTTCTATTTTTTAAAAGAAGATTACCGATAAAGGCAACTATATACAAAATTTCACCATATATTATAAATGCCATAAAGTAATATACTATATATGCTAAAATCTGGTTAATTTCATAAGAAAAATTTTCAGAAAAATAGCGACTATATATCACATAACTATACATAAAAGCACTTAAACCAATTAAAATTAAGGTAAAAGCTATTTTAAAATTTGCTGGGACAATATGTTTTACAGTCATATATATAGTAAAACAATTTCCAAGAAAAAAAGTTAATAATAGTATAAAAAAATAATTCATAATCTACCCCATTTTTTTAAGTTATTTAAACTATAATTTCCAAAAGTAGAGGAGTGCAAACGACTACTACTTTTGAGACGCAGAAACAAAGTTTCTGTGATCCTTAAAGCTATATTAACAAAACTTATATTACCCCTAACATCAAGTTGACGTAATTTGGAGGTGAATATTAGAAGCCCTTAGCGAAATGCAGTTAAGAAAATGCAACGTGTTTGAGGCGTAGCCGAGTTTTGCATTTTCAACGGAATGAGCAATAGGGATTCTTTATTCACTGACATGGAGACAACTTGATGTTAAAAAAAGAAATTTTAATAACTTAACTTGACTAATAATCGCTAATGCAAAGGCACTTTGTCAAAACCTAACGATATACAAGAAAAAATGAACTTAGTTAGATATATTATAGTTTTAACAATTAAAATTAGAAAAAGTCATATAATCATATTTATATAATATATTTATCATTAATAAAATTAATGTAAAGTGAAGTAAACATTTCAAATTTCTATCAGTAAAACTATTCAATAATTGTATGAAATGTGGTATTATCTTATTATAGAAATACAAATTTGTACCTTTTAAAATACTAAAGGAAGGGTGATATATAATGAGAGAATTAGATTTACAAAGAGTAACTGATGAAGTAGAAAGAATGTGTATTGAAGGAAACTACTTTATTGGAAAAGAAGTTTTAGACAAAATTAAAGAAGCTTATGCAAAAGAAGAATCAGAAGTAGGAAAAAATATTCTAGGGCAAATCATTGAAAATGATGAAATTGCTGCGAATGAACAAGTTCCTATGTGTCAAGATACAGGAATCGTAGTTGTATTCTTAGAAGTTGGAACAGAAGTAAGAATACCAGGAGATATATATGCTGCAATCAATGAAGGAGTAAGAAGAGGATATGAGAAAGGATATTTAAGAAAATCAGTAGTTAAAGATCCTTTAGATAGAGTAAATACTAAAGATAATACTCCAGCAGTTATTCATACTACATTAGTTCCAGGTTCAGATAAAGTAAAAATCGTTGTAGCTCCAAAAGGTGGAGGTTCTGAAAACATGAGTGCTTTAAGAATGTTAAAACCATCTGACGGAATCGACGGAATTAAAAAATTAGTAGTAGAAACTATTAAAAATGCAGGAGGAAACCCTTGCCCTCCAATTATAGTAGGAGTAGGAATCGGAGGAAACTTTGAAAAATCTGCAATTCTAGCAAAAAAAGCTGTACTTAGAGATATCAATGATAAGAGCAGCAGCCCTATCAATGCAAAATTAGAAGAAGAATTACTAGAACTTATCAATAAAACTGGAGTGGGACCTTTAGGACTTGGAGGAAGAACTACAGCTTTAGCTGTTAAAGTTGAAACTTATCCATGCCATATAGCAGCTCTTCCTGTTGCTATCAACATTAACTGCCATGCAGCTAGACATAAAGAAGTAGAACTATAATTTAAGTATTATTAAAGGTTATTGAAAAATAAGTTTTAGGAGGGAATATAAATGGAATATCATATTACTACACCATTAAAAGAAGAAGATATAGCTAAATTAAAAGCTGGAGATACAGTAAAAATCACTGGAGTTATATATACTGCTAGAGATGCTGCACATGCTAGATTAGTAAAATTACTAGATGAAGGAAAAGAACTTCCAATAGATGTAAAAGGACAAGTTATCTACTATGTAGGACCAACACCTGCTAAACCTGGAAGACCTATCGGAAGTGCAGGACCTACTACAAGTTACAGAATGGATGCTTATGCACCTAGACTTATCAAAGAGGGATTAAAAGGAATGATAGGAAAAGGAGCTAGGTCTAAAGAAGTTAAAGATGCTATAAAATCTGAAAAAGCTGTATATTTTGCAGCAGTTGGGGGAGCAGCAGCTCTTATAGCTAAATCTATTAAAAAAGCTGAAATTATAACTTATGAAGATTTAGGAGCAGAGGCATTAAGAAGAATGGAAGTTGTAGACTTCCCAGCAATAGTTATCAATGATATCTATGGTGGAGACCTTTATCAAGAAGGTCAAGCTAAATGGAATGAACTAGATAAATAGTAGTTCAATTTTTTAGGAATTAGAGTATTCAAAACGAACCTAAAGTGTTATTTTGACATAAAGGTTCGTTTTTTTGTTTTGCTACCTCTTTTTTTTTCCTCCAATTCAAGGTATAATATTAGTAACAATACATACTAATGGGAGGGGTTAAAATGCTAAGATTATTTATTATTATGTTACTAACAACTGTCACAGCTTTAGGGGGCGAACTTATAAAGATAGATAATCTTATATTTGAAGAAGTTCCAATAAAAAGAGAGTTTAAAGATTATAAGGTAGGAAGGGTATTAGATGGAGATAAACGATATATAGGGTTATATGGTATTATTGATAAAGATAACCAGTTAATAACTAAACCAAATAATATGCTAGTTTCTATTCAAAAAGATTATGTATATTTAGTCGATATAAATTATAGAGAGGGAATTTTATCAAAAGAGGGAAAATGGATTGGTAAAATGGGAGAATTTAAATATAAAAACAAAGAATCTCAAATGTATAGTGAACTTGATGATAAAAAGACAAATAAATATTTTATAATTTATAAAGTTGAAAATAGAAAGTATAAATATGGATACCTTAACTTTAATGGTGATATTCAAGTGCCGATGATATACGAAGATGCTAGAAATTTTTCAGAAGGGTTTGCATTAGTTAAAAAAGATGGAAGATGGGGCTACATAAATGAAAATGGAAAACCAATAACAGAGTTTAAATTTTTAGATGGAAAACCTTTTAAAAACGGAGAAGCATCTGTAAGAGAAAATTCTGAGAGATATTACATAGATACAAATGGAGAAAAAAAGGTTTTTAAGAGTTTTTGCGGTAATATTAAAGATGTAGTTGTAAATTTCTTCTATGATACAAAAGGAAAAGCAGGAACAATTTGGAGTGATAATATTAAGGAAAAGAAAAAAATAGATCTATAAACATCATTGGGGCAGTATAAAAAGGAGATGACGAAATGGATTTTTTAGCAACAATTACTGCACTTGAAAATGAGGATGGGAAAAAAATATTTAAGGTAATGGTGAACGACACAATTTCTCTTTGTGTTAGAGTTTTAGTTTTTGCTTTAATATTTTATATTGGGAAAAAACTGATCAATGTTATTTTAACCTATGTAGATATGATGTCAAAGGACAGATTTGATGTAGGGGCAAGACAATTTAGTAAATCTTTTATAAAACTGGGAATGTATATAATCTTATTTTTAGTAGGATTACTTGTTTTTGGTTTTAAAGAGCAATCTATCATAACTATGATAAGTGCTGTAGGACTAGGTGTAGGAATATCTTTAAAAGGATTTCTTTCAAACATTGCAGGAGGAGTAGTTATTCTATTTACTAGACCTTTTACTGTTGGAGAGTATATAGAAGTAAATGGAGCTTTTGGTGAAGTTTATAAAATTGATGTATTTTCTACTCATATTAATACCCTAGATAGTAAAAGGGTAATTATTCCAAATAATGTTATGCTAAGTAGTAATGTTATTAACCATGATGCCAATGAGTATCGTAGAATAAAGCTTGAAATTCCTGTTTCATATGAATGTGATCAAAAGAGAGCCGTTGAAGTTCTTGAAAATATCAGTAAGACATATGAGGGTTTAGAACATGATAGAAAACCATTTATAAATATAATGGCTTATGGAGATTCTTCAGTAAATATTTATTTTATAGTTTGGACAAAGAGAGAAGGATATTATAGAACTAGAGGAAATCTAATAGCACATATTATAGAGGTATTTAATAAGGAAAATATTGAGATTCCATATAATAAATTGGATGTTAATATAAAAAATTGTAGAGGTGATTAAAATTTCAAATAAATTTATAAAATTAGGAAAAGATTATTTTTTTATGACATTGGGATGTTTTATCTATGCTTTTGCAGTAAATTACTTTTATGTAAGTAATCATCTAGCAGAGGGAGGAGTTACAGGGATAGCCCTTATTATATATTATCTTTTTAAAACTCCAGTGGGAATAACTTATTTTGTTGTAAATATTCCACTTTTAATATTGGGATGGAAGATGTTAGGAAAAGATTTTATTATAAAAACATTGTATGGAACTATTATGATGTCAGTTGCTTTAGGACTTACTGAGGGAATGAATGGAGCTACATCAGATACAATCTTAGCATCTCTTTATGGAGGATTCATAGGAGGAATAGGTTTAGGTCTTATATTTCTATGTGGAGGATCTACAGGTGGAACTGATATAGTAGCTAGAATTATGTCAAAATATAGAGGTATTCCTGTAGGGAAAGCGATGTTAATACTAGATGTAATTGTGCTTTCAGCAGTAGCTTTTCTTTTTGGAAAAGAGGTATTTATGTATACTCTTATAGCAGCAGTAGTTTTAACTAAAACTATTGATTTTGTTCAAGAGGGTATGGATAAAGCAAAAGCTGTTACAATAATCTCTAAAAAATCAGATCTTTTAAAAGAGGAACTAATGAAAGAAACAGAGAGGGGAGTAACTATTTTAAATGGGATAGGAGCTTATACAGATAGCAATTTAGATATTATCTATTGTGTTGTAAGTAAATATCAAATTATAAAAGTAAAAAGAATAGTTAAAGAGATAGATCCACATGCTTTTTTAACAATAACAGATGTTTCTGAGGTTTTAGGAGAAGGATTTAAAAATATAAAAGATGAGTAATTTAATTAAAAAATGGAGTTAAACTTCTTTAAAAAGGAGGAAATATTTATGTTAAAAGAATTAAAAGAGAAGATAAAAGATTTGGTTGATAAAGATCCTAGTGGAGCAATAGAGGAAATTTTAAAAATAGATGAAAAAGAAAGAGATTATGAGATAATTTCAGAATGGGGAAGAGCTGAGAATAATATTGGAAATTATAGTAAAGCTTTAGAACTGTTTATGTCTATTAAAGAAGGGGGAGAAAAGGACGAAAAGTGGTACTATAGAGTTGGTTATTCTTATAGTGGGCTGGAAAACTATGAGGAATCAAATAAGTTTTTAACAAGAGCGATAGAGATAAATCCTGAGTATCCTTGGCCATATTTTGAATTAGGTTGGAATTTAAAGAAATTAGGTAAAAATGAAGAGGCTTTAAAGTATTTAGAAAAGATGTTAGAGTTTCAACCAAATGATATAGATACCCTTTTAACAATAGGGGATATATATTTTGAAAGACCAGATTATGATAAAAGTTTGGACTATTATTTAAAAGTTGAAGAGCTTGGAGGAAGTGATTTTGTACTAAATCTAAATATTGGTTTCTGCATGAATGGTATTAGAAATAGTGAAGAAGCTTTAAAGTATTATTTTAAAGCGTTGAAAGAGGCATCAGACAATACACTTCTTATTTCACAGATAGGATTAACTTATGGAGAACTTGGAGATTTAGAAGAGGGAATAAAATTTTTAAAGAAAGCTTATGAAATGGGAAGAGACGATATTTGGTTAAACTCTGAATTAGGTTGGCAACTTTCAAAAAATGAGCAGCATGAAGAAGCTATTAAACATTTGAAAAGAGCAGAGGAATTGGGAAGAAAAGATTCATGGATTTATAATCAAATAGCTTGGAATCTTGGAGTCTTAGATAGATATGATGAAGAGTTAGAATATTTAGAAAAATCAAAAGAGTCTAACAATGATGATGACATATGGCTTGAATCTGAATTAGGTTGGACTTTAAGAAATAAGGGAGATGCTAAAAAAGCTATAGAGCATCTTGAAAAAGCTATAAGTTTAGGAAGAGATGATTCATGGTTACATATGGAGTTAGGTCTTGCTTATGGAGATGTTGATGAACATGAGAAAGCTATAGAAGAATTGAAAATAGCTGAGGAGAAAGGTGAAAAAAGCATAAGACTTTATTCAGGAGTAGCTTGGAATTTAGGGCAACTTTCTAAACATGAAGAGGCTATTGAAATATTAAAAAAAGTTGAGGAACTTGGAAGAGAAGATATTTGGTTAAATTCTGAAATGGGATGGAATCTAGATGCTATTGGAAAAACTGAAGAGGGAGAAAAATATCTTCAAAAGGCTATGGAATTAGGAAGAAAAGATGATTGGATCTATTCTGAAATCGGGTATAGTAGATTGAGAAATAATAAAGCTGAAGAGGGG of uncultured Fusobacterium sp. contains these proteins:
- a CDS encoding tetratricopeptide repeat protein, with the protein product MLKELKEKIKDLVDKDPSGAIEEILKIDEKERDYEIISEWGRAENNIGNYSKALELFMSIKEGGEKDEKWYYRVGYSYSGLENYEESNKFLTRAIEINPEYPWPYFELGWNLKKLGKNEEALKYLEKMLEFQPNDIDTLLTIGDIYFERPDYDKSLDYYLKVEELGGSDFVLNLNIGFCMNGIRNSEEALKYYFKALKEASDNTLLISQIGLTYGELGDLEEGIKFLKKAYEMGRDDIWLNSELGWQLSKNEQHEEAIKHLKRAEELGRKDSWIYNQIAWNLGVLDRYDEELEYLEKSKESNNDDDIWLESELGWTLRNKGDAKKAIEHLEKAISLGRDDSWLHMELGLAYGDVDEHEKAIEELKIAEEKGEKSIRLYSGVAWNLGQLSKHEEAIEILKKVEELGREDIWLNSEMGWNLDAIGKTEEGEKYLQKAMELGRKDDWIYSEIGYSRLRNNKAEEGIEYFLKAKELGRDDVWLNSELAWAYDEMGNYQEGIRYLQRAEELGRDDTWLNSEYGIALGRTGRNELALEKLFKAVEQGRKDDWIYSEIAYNYGRLNKPQEALDYLEKSEKLGREDIWLNSEKGWNLNELGKYQEALLYFKKVIEMGREDEWIYSQLAWTLEKLNREEDAIENYKKALTYNKYDSWILYHLGRCLRKTGSFIEAIKYMKKASEKGELNGWVDLELAWNFAELGEKEAAKEYLNKVKNYLDINNEDVSKDYKIINSILETIPNFFS